The following are from one region of the Methanobrevibacter sp. genome:
- a CDS encoding bifunctional NADP phosphatase/NAD kinase, with protein sequence MNQEDIDICKNIATTVFENVEKLLEGQVGNPKAGEFVKIGADGTPTSYIDIIAEEEVIKLLKDAEFESYLISEEIGELKLGKGKQESISLSEELLNNEPKSKKEREEQEKPRFIFLIDPLDGTSNAIKNIPAYGMSIAVANVPEGREATLDDVQLGFVKNYANGNFYEAIKGNGAKRNGEPMTPSSETDLTKISLGGFTKSKTLSVSKLVDTARRMRVLGSVVLELAYVASGKYDAFLDLRGSRIIDIAASKLIVEEAGAIVTDKYGEKLNSRLSIYEKAVVVSAGNPDLHNQIIKIINNDELEKIQSVAIVSRVDEYKSVLFSLKIFETLLQRNMETVIESSLAEKLEEIKEDPELHKIIAKTVNETPEIAKHIESLNFNYNFRDYAKELNELRTDMAIILGGDGTLLRTQNQLTKEIPIFGINMGTVGFLTEIEVENTFEALDAILEGEWSKEKRTQIIISHENQTFRALNEVVIMTARPAKMLHYEISVDGEVVEELRADGLIISTPSGSTAYSMSAGGPIVDPKVGAFIIVPICPYKLGVRPFVVSDGSEIRIKLLKRGKKAIFVMDGQIQKEVNYMEELVIKKSEKDVYFMRINKKYFYKKVKDKLNEGGLDSINRVL encoded by the coding sequence ATGAATCAAGAGGACATAGATATTTGTAAGAACATAGCCACCACTGTTTTTGAAAATGTGGAGAAGCTCCTTGAAGGGCAAGTCGGAAACCCTAAGGCAGGAGAATTCGTTAAGATAGGTGCAGATGGAACTCCTACATCCTATATCGACATCATTGCAGAAGAGGAAGTAATCAAGCTCCTTAAGGATGCTGAATTTGAGTCTTATCTAATCAGCGAAGAAATAGGAGAGCTTAAGCTTGGAAAAGGAAAGCAGGAATCAATCAGCCTAAGTGAAGAGCTCCTTAACAACGAGCCAAAAAGCAAAAAGGAAAGAGAGGAGCAGGAAAAGCCTAGATTCATATTCCTGATTGATCCCCTTGATGGAACAAGCAATGCAATAAAGAACATTCCTGCATACGGAATGTCAATTGCTGTTGCCAATGTGCCTGAAGGAAGGGAAGCAACATTGGATGACGTTCAGCTTGGTTTTGTAAAGAATTATGCAAACGGAAACTTCTACGAAGCAATCAAAGGAAACGGCGCTAAAAGAAATGGAGAGCCAATGACTCCAAGCAGTGAAACAGATCTGACAAAAATAAGCCTTGGAGGATTCACCAAAAGCAAGACCCTTTCAGTTTCCAAATTGGTGGATACTGCAAGAAGGATGAGAGTATTAGGTTCTGTAGTATTGGAGCTTGCCTATGTCGCAAGCGGAAAATATGATGCATTCCTTGATTTGAGAGGAAGTAGAATCATCGACATAGCCGCTTCAAAGCTTATCGTAGAGGAAGCCGGAGCAATCGTAACCGACAAATACGGTGAAAAGCTAAACAGCAGACTAAGCATCTATGAAAAGGCAGTTGTTGTAAGTGCAGGAAATCCAGACTTGCACAATCAAATCATCAAGATCATAAACAATGACGAACTGGAAAAGATTCAAAGCGTTGCAATAGTAAGTAGAGTTGACGAATATAAGTCAGTATTGTTCTCACTTAAGATCTTTGAAACATTGCTTCAGAGGAATATGGAAACAGTCATAGAATCTTCTCTTGCAGAAAAGCTAGAGGAAATAAAAGAAGACCCTGAACTTCACAAAATCATTGCAAAGACAGTTAACGAAACTCCAGAGATTGCAAAGCATATCGAAAGCCTGAACTTCAATTACAACTTCCGGGACTATGCAAAGGAGCTTAACGAACTTAGAACAGACATGGCAATCATTCTTGGAGGAGACGGAACCCTTCTCAGGACTCAAAACCAATTGACCAAAGAGATTCCAATCTTCGGAATCAATATGGGTACTGTAGGATTCCTTACAGAAATCGAAGTGGAAAACACCTTTGAAGCCCTTGATGCAATCCTGGAAGGAGAATGGTCCAAAGAGAAAAGAACACAAATCATCATCTCCCATGAGAACCAAACCTTCCGTGCATTGAATGAAGTTGTAATCATGACTGCAAGGCCTGCTAAGATGCTCCATTACGAAATCTCAGTTGATGGAGAGGTTGTAGAGGAATTGAGGGCGGACGGATTGATCATTTCCACACCAAGTGGTTCAACCGCCTATTCAATGTCTGCAGGAGGGCCTATTGTAGACCCTAAAGTAGGGGCATTCATCATAGTTCCTATCTGTCCATACAAATTGGGAGTCAGGCCATTTGTAGTATCTGATGGAAGTGAAATCCGAATCAAACTCCTTAAAAGAGGTAAGAAGGCAATTTTCGTAATGGATGGGCAAATCCAGAAAGAAGTGAACTATATGGAAGAGCTCGTAATCAAGAAATCAGAGAAAGATGTTTACTTCATGAGAATCAATAAGAAATACTTCTATAAGAAAGTTAAGGATAAGCTTAACGAAGGAGGATTAGACAGCATTAACAGAGTATTATAA
- a CDS encoding arginine decarboxylase, pyruvoyl-dependent: protein MRIAIVSGNSEGPTELNAFDNALYEAEIGDVNLIKVSSMLEANTKVEKLPKLKAGSMVNCVLSSLTSNKKGDELTACIAVAIGEELGCVVETNGINQNPEDVKNEAIEMVKYMMNKRNVKIRELIVEEAHHTVKEIGSAIAAVIYITDDILE from the coding sequence ATGAGAATAGCTATTGTATCAGGAAACAGTGAAGGTCCGACAGAATTGAATGCTTTTGACAACGCCTTATATGAAGCGGAAATCGGTGATGTGAACTTGATAAAGGTTTCAAGCATGCTGGAAGCCAACACCAAAGTTGAAAAATTGCCTAAATTGAAAGCGGGATCAATGGTAAACTGTGTATTGTCAAGCTTAACTTCAAATAAGAAGGGTGATGAGTTGACTGCCTGCATTGCAGTGGCTATCGGCGAGGAACTGGGATGTGTTGTTGAGACAAACGGAATCAATCAGAATCCAGAAGATGTAAAGAACGAAGCAATTGAAATGGTAAAATACATGATGAACAAGCGTAATGTGAAAATAAGGGAATTGATTGTGGAAGAGGCACATCATACCGTAAAGGAAATCGGATCTGCAATAGCTGCAGTCATTTACATTACTGATGACATTTTAGAATAA
- a CDS encoding translation initiation factor IF-5A: protein MSTKVVELKTVKVGKYIVLDGEASKVTSLTTSSPGKHGAAKARLEAVGIFDGQKRSLVKPVDTKVEVPILDKRIGQILAVMGDQVQIMDLETFETFELPIPAEFDDEIRGAVGTDLGVEYIIALGNMKIMRTKKV, encoded by the coding sequence ATGTCAACCAAAGTTGTAGAACTTAAAACCGTAAAAGTCGGAAAATATATTGTATTAGATGGAGAAGCTTCTAAAGTTACTAGCTTAACCACTTCATCTCCAGGTAAACATGGAGCTGCAAAAGCAAGATTAGAAGCTGTTGGTATTTTTGATGGTCAAAAAAGAAGTTTAGTAAAACCTGTAGACACTAAAGTTGAAGTACCTATTCTTGACAAAAGGATCGGTCAAATCTTAGCTGTTATGGGTGACCAAGTTCAAATCATGGACTTAGAAACTTTCGAAACCTTTGAATTACCTATACCTGCTGAATTCGATGATGAAATCAGAGGTGCTGTAGGTACTGACTTAGGTGTAGAATATATCATTGCTTTAGGCAATATGAAAATCATGAGAACTAA